Below is a window of Treponema primitia ZAS-1 DNA.
GTTCTCGTCCTTACCCGCCAGCTTGTGAAGATTAACGATGCTGGGATACCCAAAGCTGCGATCCTGATCCTTCAGGGCCGCCCGGCGGATCTGCACCGCATTGGCAAAGGCGTCTTTGATAGAAACGCTGCCCACGTCGATGGCCAGGTTCTTGTTACCCGCTGCTTCGATTTTCTGCACCGTCTCGTAGATAGTGTCCAGGTCCTTTCCGCCGACCCCGAGGACCACTCCGGCTTCGGCAGCAATCTTGCTAAAGGCTTCCCAGTTGGTTTCATCGGCGCCGTTGAGGAGAGGCTTTTCAGCCTTGACGATATCCAGGGCGGCCTTAGCGGCGTCCGCATCCTTCACTTCAAGGATGAGGGTCCGCCCCGCGCCCTGGGCTTTCTTTACCGTGTCCAGGAACTTAGCCTTGTCGCCGGTAAACTCCACGTTGATCAGATCCACGATCATCCGCTCACCTATGCGGTCGTAGTCGATCTCCTTGATCTTGGGCAGCTTCTCGTCTATACAACCCTCGCACACCGCTACTGCGTAGAGGCTCTTGGACACAAATGTCTTATCGTGCCGGAAGAGTACGGTCTCGCCGCCGAGCTTGTACTGCTTGTCCCCGTTACCGATGGTCAGGGCCTTCATGGGGGGGGCCGATGCGTCGCTGAGCTGGGCCAGGGCCTCCGCCGAAATGTCCGGGCATTTATCGATGGTAATCGACCCCTGGGCAACCTTCATCGCAAAGGCCATACAGGTGGGATTGCCGCACTTCTTACAGTTTGATTTGGGCAGTAATTTAAAGATGTCTAATCCTTTAAGCGCCATGTCTTCCTCCTTTTATACCAGTTCCGCAATAAGTTTTGAAACTGCGGCAACCGATGCGGGATGGCGCAGAATAACGGCGTTAGAGCCGGCGGCAAGGGCCGCTGAGGCGGTAGCTATTTCCATGGCGATGCCCCGCTGTTCCTGGGGTCCCCAGCCGGCGGGAGCTTCCG
It encodes the following:
- the acsC gene encoding acetyl-CoA decarbonylase/synthase complex subunit gamma, which codes for MALKGLDIFKLLPKSNCKKCGNPTCMAFAMKVAQGSITIDKCPDISAEALAQLSDASAPPMKALTIGNGDKQYKLGGETVLFRHDKTFVSKSLYAVAVCEGCIDEKLPKIKEIDYDRIGERMIVDLINVEFTGDKAKFLDTVKKAQGAGRTLILEVKDADAAKAALDIVKAEKPLLNGADETNWEAFSKIAAEAGVVLGVGGKDLDTIYETVQKIEAAGNKNLAIDVGSVSIKDAFANAVQIRRAALKDQDRSFGYPSIVNLHKLAGKDENLETALASVFTLKYGSIIILSNMSYATALPLYGLRQNIYTDPQKPMKMEPKIYPVNGADADSICAITVDFALSYFVINGELERSGVPVNLIVSDAGGYSVLTSWAAGKFSAGTISKFFKEAGIDGQVKNRNLLIPGKVAVLKGELEENLPGWKILVGPNEAVGVVKWLKDFKG